TGATGATGTGCTTTTTCTGAAGTATAAGTCATTCGTCGTGCACAATTTTTATTTCGTTATAGTTGTTGTGTTTTCTTCAAGCTACTGGAAACTTTATACAAGCCATCTATTTTCAGAATCTTTTCCTTTAGTTAGCTTTCATGTATGTATTGCTAATCAATCGCCTAGCTATGCTCAATAGCATCTGTATTTTCTCAATCTGTACTAGTATCATTAGTTGTTGCTTCTATTCTTTTTAAGTTTTGCTTTTAATTGTATGTATTATTGATTATTTCATTTTTCTCCTCTACACACCGCTTTACTTGGCCTATTCCTCGCATCTATCAGAGCTCCCAACATATAGTAAGAAAGGCTTGTGTTATAGCAGCGGGCGCGTCAGCTGATGCTTGTAAGCACGACTTCTATTAGCAGCGGGCGGGGAATAATGATTTTAGACTAATTGAAATCTAGACAGATGGCAGCACGACAATGTACAAAAAGATCGACTCGAGCACAAATAGGAATCAGACGTATGTTTGTTAGGCACTCTCTACTGATATCATCACCAACGACTTTGCATCTAGAAAGTTAGAACAAAAAGTTGAACATAAATATAAAGGGTCATGGTTCTTgtttcgcccccccccccccccggaatCTCAGGACGGCCCTGAGCAAAACCCAATTTATTCTTCCTTATAGCTGGATAGGGGATTGGTTAGAGCTGGAGTTTGGGATTTTAGTTTTCAGATTGGTGTGTTATTTTTATTTAACTAGTATTATTATACCTTATTTTTATCGGTTTGTATTTCAGCTTTTTTCTGTTTCGGTCTATAATCATGAGTGTCCTATTAAATTATTTATTACATAGTTCTCTTTATTTTCATTATTTAGCAAACATCTCCCGTATTTTCTTAGTATTTCATTACTGTCACTGTGTACCGGTCATCGGTTATATGTGGATATGGTTTAGGGGTTTATTTGTTAATAAATAATTCTTAGTTTTTTTCAAGGTTTAGTTAATAGTTTTCAgttttttcagggttcagtgtaTGGTTTTCAGTGTTATATATTAATTTTGTGTTCAGTCTCTAGTTTTTAGCCCCATATGGTTAGTTTCAATGACATCAATGTTTCATCAATCATTAGTTTTGATATTTTGGTTTAGTTCTTAGCATGTGTTTTTAGATTTTCAGTTTAATATAAGTCATCAGTTAAGTTTTAGTCTTTAAACAGGGAGTGACATCATTTGTTTAGTGTTCATAGGTTTTCCGTCATGTTTCCGTTTTCAATCATAGTTATTTCTGTAAGTAgtttcaaacttaggtgtcatttTTTCAGTTCCGTCAGTTAGTTTCATTCTTCATTAGTTTCTTCATTTCTTAGTCTCAGTTACTAATACTTAGTCTATAGACAGGGAGTGACATCATTTGCTTAGTGTCCATAGGTTTTCTGTCATGTTTCAGTTTTCAATCATGTAGTTATTTTTGTAAGTAGTTTTACAGTTAGATGTCATTTTTTTCGAGTTCCTACGGTTAGTTTTATTCTTCATTAGTTTCTTCATTTCTTAGTCTCAGTTATCAGTTCTTAGTCTCAGTTATCAGTTCTTAGTCTTCAAAGTTAGTTCTCAGTACCCTTCTAAGGATCAATAGCTTTCAGTTATTAGTCTTCATTAACCCTAAGGATCGACATTTGTGTGCTTATGTTGCTACGAGTTCTCAGTTTTTGTATCTTCTGCGCATCTATCAGAGCTCCCAACATATAGTAAGCAAGGCCTCTGTTATAGCAGCGGGCGCGTTAGCTAATGCTTGTAAGCACGACTTCTATTAGCAGCAGACGGGGACTGATGATTTTAGACTAATTGAAATCTAGACAGATGGTAGCACGACAATGGACAAAAAAACAACCTAAGCCCAAATAGGAATCAGACGCATATTTGTTAGGCACTCCCTATTGATATCATCATGAACGACTTTGCATCTAGAAAGTTAGAACAAAAAATTGAAGGTAATATATAAGGGGCCCTGGTTATTGTTTCATCCCAGCCCCTCGAAATCTCAGGACCGGTGGTGAGCAAAACCAAATTTATTCTTCCTTATAGCCGGATATGGGATCGGTTAGAGTTGGCGTTTGGGAGGTTAATTGTAGGCGCGTCCATCTACATCTGTAAATCTGACTCTGACGGGCAGAATCCATTCAGGATTCAAATCACAAGTACGAGTATTAAACAGGTTACTTAAGATCCAATTTGGCtcttagtactccctccatcccatcaTATAAGAGCATTTTTGACAGTACATTGATAATAGTAATTGTTATAAATTTGACGGGCAGAATCCATCCATCCATTACTAGAAATCTGACATTCAGGATTCGAATCACAAGTACGAGTATTCAACATGTTACTGAAGATCAAATTTGGCTCTTATGTAGTTGTTGGCTTATCTTAAATTGTAAGATGTTTTTTAACATTTGTGTTGTGTGCAAAAAACATTTTAAATCATGAGACGGAGGGATTAGCCTTGACCGTACATAGGCGCATCCATCTTTGACCGGCAGAATCCAAACTCACAAGTATGAATATTCAGATAGTTATTGAAGCTTTTGGACGACCGCTAAACAGTAGTACCGCATACAGTGTTGACTCACTACTGAGTAGTCAACTCCGTGGACTCGGCATGCCCATGGCCGTCTTCCTTCTCCACGCCATCGCCACCACCGAAGAGCTTCTCGGTGTCCTCCAGGCCCCGGCCCCTCGTCTCCGGCAGGAAGCAGAACATGAACACCCACCCGGCGGCAGCTATGCTGGCGTAGAGGTAGAAGTTCCCGGCGAGCGTGATCTTGTGGGAGAGTGAGTAGAAGGACATGGTGATGGCTCCGCTCATGATCCGGTTCATCGCCGTGCCGAGCGCGCACCCCTGCGCTCGCAGCCGCAGCGGGAAGATCTCCGAGCTGTACACCCACGCGATGGGCCCCATCCCGATCGAGAACGACGCCACGAACATCAGCACCGACGCGATGCTCACCCCCGACAGCGCCGTCGCCCCGTCCGCCGGTGAGGCCCGCTGCGCGATCACGTGGAGCGTCGACGCCAGCGTCACGAGCGACACAACCATCCCGCCGGCGCTGGTGAGGAGCAGCGGCCTCCGGCCGACGCGGTCGAGGAGGAACGTGGCCACGAGGATGAAGAGCGTCTTGGTCGCGCCCACCGAGATGGTGGCTCCGAGTGTGTTGGCGTCGGACTTGATGCCGGCCTTCTCGAACACCCGTGGGCTGTACAGCACCACGGAGTCGATGCCGGAGGCTTGCTGGAAGAACTGGAGGCCGAGGCAGGCGATCAGGATGCGGCGCACGGGAGGCGTCGGGTGGAGCAGCAGGTCCCTCAGGACGCCCTCGCCGTGGGTGCCCTTGTTCTTGCGGACGATGGCGAGCAACTCGTCGTTATTGTCGTCGGCGATCCCTTCGGGGATGCCGACGGCGCTCTTGATGTCGGCGAGCCGCTCCACGGCCTCCTCAGGGGAGTCGGAGGTCTTCTCGAGCACGCGGCGCGCGTCGCCGATGCGCCCCTGCATGACGAGCCACCGCGGCGACTCTGGCATGGCGAGGACGCCGACGGCGAGGAAGACCGGCGGCACGGCGCCCGCGAGGAACATGGCGCGCCAGCTGAGGTGCACGGGCAGGCCGTGGAAGGCGTAGTTGGAGATGTACCCGAGGAGCACCCCGGTGTTGATGAACACCTCAGGGAAGGACGTGAGCAGGCCGCGGGCGGAGGTGGGGGCGACCTCGGCCGTGTACACCGGCGCAATCATGAGCGCGTagccgacgccgacgccggcgacgaagcggCCGAGCATGAGGACCGCGTAGCTCGGGGCGAGACCCATGATGAGGGCTCCCGCGAAGAAGATGACCGACGCGAGGACCATGGTGTACCGCCGGCCGATCCAGTCGGACGTGCGGCCCGCCGCGAGCGAGCCGACGAGCGAGAAGATGTTGATGATGCCGGCGAGGACCTCGATCTGCGCGTCCGTGATCTTCAGGTCCCTCTTCATGAATATCTGCGCGCCGCTCATCACCGAGACATCTGCTCCATCGCGCCGCGCGCGCACGCACAAACACAAGAATGTTAGTAGCTGCACATACGCGCGTATCACAGGATACGAAAGCTAGTGAGAGGTGCACGAACCATAGCCGAGGAGGATGGAGTTCATGGAGGCGAGAATGGCGCAGGCGAGGGCGTACTTGTTGAGGGGCGCGCGTTTCGCCGGCGCCTCGGCGGCGGGGATGTCGGCGGCCACGTCCTTCGACATGGTGAAACCGGGGAGGAAGTTTGTCTGCGAAGTGGCTCTCGGCACACTCGACGTGTCCTGCTCCTGCCCGAGCCCGCACTGCTGCCTTCGCACGCTCTAAATACTGGTCTTCgtcctcaaattaatagtgcccgGGGCGTTGCTATCGTATGAGAAAAATGGCGCGCGAATCTGCGAGATAGTCTTGCAGGCGATCGGCGCCCTGTTTTCATGTGGAGCCAGACGACTCAAGCTAACACTGACATGAGCTGCGGCCTGcatctgcatgcatgcatggctcTCAAATGGAGAAATGTCTTTAATTTTCCACGTATGTATCGCTGAATTTGTGTTCTATTGTGAATTTGTGTTCTATTGTGATCGGAGTTTGAAAAACGTAGATTTGGTGTGTTGTAGGAGTAATAGCCAATTTGTGTCGTTTTCAGTAGAGAAAGATGCTACTGTCCGGGTTAATATATGTTCCAGCGTGCTGCAATTTCCCACCGATAGCGTCGAGATGACAACGATCCTAGAATGTCCAAAAACCGCTACTCCTTTGTTTATCTACACCCGCAATAAGTTCAGAGCTAAGCACTTCTTTTAGTACAGAGCAAGCACATTTGTTCGTGttgtatactccctccgtcccaaattaGCTGGCGCTGATTTAGACAACTTTATACTAAATCAACTACACTTATTTTTGatggatggagtatatgagtatgACGTGTAACAAACTGGTAAACCGGCCAACAAATGCTTTATTTGGCTAATAGTTTGCTCGTGGCTATTCTAAATTCACTATATTCTCACTAATTATATATCCCTCTGTTCCACGAATAGatttatggaacggagggagtattcatCACTGTTGACCCCTTTTTGGGAAAAAAAAACTTTCAATTTATTCATCAAAGCTAATGGCAGTACAAACAACAAAAATGAAGCAATAAAAATTACATCACCACTGACCTTTAGTGGGTATACATATTCATGGTTTTGTTCGAAGAGACTGTCCCAGTGACATTTCCAATACAACACCTTTCTATTTCTGCTCTAGTTGGCATGTGTCTTATAATTTTCTCCAGAAGTCTTATTTTCCAAAAAATCCAACATATAAGTGTTCCTATAATTTGTAATGGTCAATTATTTGTAAGTTCGACCATCTAACTTCAATAACCTATAATTCATATTACTCCCTCTACTGGTACTAGAATTATCACAAAAAATGTTTTTTAATATTCTAATTTTTTTATCAAGTAGTGGTGGTCGCGGTCCGAGCCTTGTGTGCCTTCAAAAGACAAAGATGGAGGTTGTAACAAGTGAGATTGTCAAGCAATGCTTGGGAAATAAATTTGAGGGGTTTTATCATCTGCGACAGTCGGAACACGTGGGGCGTGTTGATTGCGTGGGACCCTCGGTCGTCACGGTGTCTAATCCGCATACTACGAAGAACACGCTTACTGCCCTAGttcagcccttgggggctacggacCAAAATATGACACAGAAAAGATTGCGTTCTTGCAAGTGCTAGTGGACATTCACGAGTTGCACGCCGGCCCGTGGTGTGTGGTAGGGGTTTTAAACCTGTTGGTAAACCCGGAGGATAAGAGCAACGACACCATCAACCGTAGGATGATCTCTTGCTTCCGATCGAAGCTAAACCGCTTGGAATTGAAGGAGGTGTACCTAAATAGGTGTAGGTACACTTGGTCCAATGAGAGAGCTTGTGCTACGTTGGAGAAGATTGACCATGTTTTTGTGACTACATCTTGGGAGGATCTCTATCCCTCTTGCTTGCTTACGGCATTGGGAACCGCTGTCTCGGACCACTACCCACTGTTGATGGACTTACACGCGGATTTTCAGTTTGCCAAGCGATTCAAATTTGAGGCCTTTTGGCCCAAGGCGCCCGGGTTTCTTGAGGCAGTTCAGGAAGCGTGGACTTCTGCCCCGTCCACTGGAAACCCCTCTCTCGTGCTCAACAACAAGCTAAGGTTCACTGCCAAATGCCTGCAATGGTGGAGCAACAAGTGGATCGGCAATTTCCGCATGCAGATTGCGATGGCCATGTAAATCATCTTGAGGTTAGATGTGGCCTCGGACATCAAGAACTTGGAACCGGCTGAGCTCGAGCTTCGAAAGACTCTAAAAAGGAAGCTGTTGGGTCTCTGCTCGCTTGAAAGGACCATCGCAAGACAAAAATCGAGGCTAATGCACCTCAAGGAGGGGGCGCCAACACACGCACGGTTCTTCCACCAGCATGCCCGTCATCGGCAGCGGAAGAATGCCATTATATCCTTACGGCATGAGGGAATGTTAGTTTCTGGCCACGAGAGGATCGCGGAGTTGGTGGATGACTACTATACAAACCTGTTCGGGACCGCGGCACCCAGAGATCATGCGTTGAATCTGGATGCGCTAATGTAATTTGTACCACCGCCAAGTGGGCTGGGTTCTTCACCCCTTCCTTCTATAATATATGATACGCACGCTGTGCGTATTcgagatttttatttatttaacaTGTTTGTCGATCAATTCATGATCAGAATTCCCTCTTTAAAACTATCTCGATGTTCGAAAGGCCTTGCATTTCAAATCGAAGGTAGTGCTCAATATTAGTCTGTACTAAAAGTTATTTGATTGTTGACCCCTAGACGTTCTAACTTCTATGTCGTCCCACCACCCGTGTGTATCGTGAGTTCGTGACACTAGTCGTCCTTATATAGTTTCAACCTTAGCTCGGTTTTTTTGTCTCTTTCtctgctccccccccccccccacccaaaTCTTTCATCCTCTATGCAATGGCCACTGAGGAGAGCAATGTATCAGCGATGAGATTACACGAAAACATAAAAATATCATCTCAGGCGGCTCGGAATGCTGAGTGTTGAGGTGTGAATATGTTGTAAGCAAAAGGATGGTGGTGACCCAAGGGGCCTTCACATTCTGGCAAAGAGTTGACTGGAATATGCCTTTTGCAGATGACTTGTAGAAGATCCACATGGAATACTCCATGATGCAGTTAATTCTAGATTCAAATCCTCCTACGATAGTTGGTAACGTAGTTGGTTTTCCATTTACAAATCACATCTGATGGCTCTATCATAGTCAGCTTTAAGCATCACCGAGCCGTGGGCTCCTTCTGTCATGAGCCCCAGGCGGTCTTCACTGTACATCTCCTCTTCGCCATTGTCGATGTGGGTGTGGTGTCCATTGGCAGACATCTCTTTCTTGAAGCGGGTGTACTGTGGTGGTCGCAAAATCAATCCCCAAGATGATGAGAGAATGTGAAGTGGTGTGTGTATATAAAGTGACTAGAATAGAACAACCTTCTAAAGGAAATAAgccgtagaggcaataataaagttgttaggtatatttccttatatcatgataaatgtttattattcatgctagaattgt
This genomic window from Aegilops tauschii subsp. strangulata cultivar AL8/78 chromosome 4, Aet v6.0, whole genome shotgun sequence contains:
- the LOC109772845 gene encoding polyol transporter 5, whose product is MSKDVAADIPAAEAPAKRAPLNKYALACAILASMNSILLGYDVSVMSGAQIFMKRDLKITDAQIEVLAGIINIFSLVGSLAAGRTSDWIGRRYTMVLASVIFFAGALIMGLAPSYAVLMLGRFVAGVGVGYALMIAPVYTAEVAPTSARGLLTSFPEVFINTGVLLGYISNYAFHGLPVHLSWRAMFLAGAVPPVFLAVGVLAMPESPRWLVMQGRIGDARRVLEKTSDSPEEAVERLADIKSAVGIPEGIADDNNDELLAIVRKNKGTHGEGVLRDLLLHPTPPVRRILIACLGLQFFQQASGIDSVVLYSPRVFEKAGIKSDANTLGATISVGATKTLFILVATFLLDRVGRRPLLLTSAGGMVVSLVTLASTLHVIAQRASPADGATALSGVSIASVLMFVASFSIGMGPIAWVYSSEIFPLRLRAQGCALGTAMNRIMSGAITMSFYSLSHKITLAGNFYLYASIAAAGWVFMFCFLPETRGRGLEDTEKLFGGGDGVEKEDGHGHAESTELTTQ